Genomic segment of bacterium:
TCTGTCAAAGGTTCTCGACATTATTTTTCTGGGGATGAGACCCCGGAATAGCTGAATCAGGGGATTGTTCATGAGGAAAATTCGTCTGGCTTTAATTACGTCAACGCTGGCCCTGGCCCTCCTTTCCGGGTGCTCTTCAAAAGACTCCGGCAAGGATTCTCCCGCCAAAACCGAAGGGAAACCGCCGGTGGCCGTGGAGATACTGAAGGTTTCGGGGGAAAACACCTCTTCGGGAATCGACGTTGTCGGAACTCTCGAACAGAAATTCTCCGCCGACGTAAAGTCGGAGGTGCGGGGAAGGATAACCGCCCTGCACGTAACCCAGTGGGTCAACGTCAGGAAGGGCCAGCCCCTCGCCGAGATCGACGCGAGCGAGCCCAGGCTTGCCCTCGAAAGGGCCAAGGCGGCCATCGAGGGCGCAAAGGCGCAGGAGGCGGTAGCCAGGGCGCAGGCCGAGGTTGCGAAGTCTCAGGCCATCGGCTCCAGATCCCTGGAGGAGACCGCCAGAGCGGGACTGATGGGCGCGGAAGTGGACGCCGAAAGGAGTGAGAGGGAATACCAGCGCCTTAAAAACCTCAGGGAATCCGGGCTGGCGACGCAGCAGAGCCTCGACGAGGGGCTTTCCGCCCTCGACGCCGCAAAGGCGCGGGTGAGGGCCGCCAAATCGCAGATAGAATCGACGGTCTCGCAGATAGCTTCCGCGCAGGCGCAGGTGGCCGCCGCTGAGGCTCAGGCCCGCGCCGCCTCCGCGCAGGTCGCGGCTTCCCTGGAAGATATGAAGCAGCTTGAGACCCAGATCGCAAAGGCGACAATCGTCTCCCCCCTTGACGGAACCGTCTCCGAGCGCTTCATGAACGTCGGGGACCTCCCCGGCGACGCCGTGATAATGCGCGTGGTGGACAACTCCCTCCTCAACCTGACGGTAAACGTCCCCTCGCAGGCGATCTCGTCGGTAAAGGCCGGACAAACCCTTTCATTTTCGACCGATTCTCTCCCCGGCGAGACCTTCGAGGGCAAGGTGATGTTCATAAACCCCTCCGCCGACCCCGCCGACCGCTCGCTGCGGGTGACCGCCGAGGTCAGGAACTCCCCGCCCAGGCTTCGCGGTGGCCTCTTCGTCAAGGGAAGGATAGTCACCGGCGCGAAGGAGAACGTGATCCTTCTGCCGCGCGGCGCCCTCGTCTACTGGGACGTTCCCTCCAAAAAGGGCGAGGTTTTCGTGGTCACCGGAACTACGGCTAAAAAACGGTCCGTCACCACCGGGGCCGCCGGCGGCGATACGGTCGAAATCGTCACCGGCCTCTTCGCGGGTGAAGCCGTGGTCCTTCGCGGAGGCTTCAACCTCGTCGACGGCGATGTCGTGAGCGTCTCCGAAGCCAGGGGAGCGAAGTAAAATGTTTTTATCCGACCTTTCAATAAAACGGCCCGTCTTCGCGGCGGTGATGATGCTGGCTCTGGTCACCCTCGGCGTCTTCTCCTACCGGCGGCTGGCTCTCGACCTCTACCCGAACGTAGACGTGCCGGTTCTCATCGTCACGACGCAGTACCCCGGTGGTTCGCCGGAATCGGTCGAGCGCGAGGTGACGAAGAAGATCGAGGAGGCGATAAACCCCATCGCCGGAGTCAAGCACGTCGTCTCCAACTCCCTTGAGGGCGTCTCGATTGTCGTCGTCCAGTTCCAGCTGGAGATAAAGATAAACGAGGCCCTGCAGGAAGCCCAGGCCAAGGTGCAGGCTATCCGCGGCAGCCTTCCGCTTACCATCGAAGAGCCGGTGATACAGAAATTCGACTTCTCCGCCATGCCCGTCGTCTCGATGGCGGTTAAATCGGAAACCCTCTCCCCCCGCGAGCTTTCGACCGTGGTGGAAAAGCTGGTCAAGCCGAGGCTGGAGAACATCTCCGGCGTAGGCAAGGTCGATCTGGTCGGTCTTTCCAAGCGGGAGGTCAACGTAAACGTGGACCCGCTACGCCTCGACTCCTTCTCAATGGGAGTTGACGAACTTATCGGCGGTCTTCGGTCCGAGAACGTCAACACCCCCCTCGGCAGGATAAAGAGCGGCCTCACCGAGGCCCCCCTGCGCGTCTCCGGCAAACCCGGCCTGGTCGCCGGGTTCAACCGAATCGCCATAGCGGGCAGAAACGGGCGGACAGTCGAGCTGGGGCAGGTTGCGGATATAGTGGACGGCATCGAGGAGCAGCGCACCCTCGCCTTCGTCAACGGCGTTCCCGCGATTGGCATAGACATCCAGAAGCAGTCGGGGGCGAACACCGTGGAGGTGGTCGACGCCGCGATGAAGTCTCTCGCGAAACTGAAGGGGGAACTGCCCCCCGGAACCAGCATAGAGGTGGTGCGCGACGCCTCCGTCTTTATTCGCGAATCGGTGGAGGACGTTGAAAACTCCCTCGTCCTCGGCGGCCTTCTGACGATACTGATCGTCTTTTGCTTCCTGAACTCGTGGCGCTCGACGGTAATCACCGGCCTTACCCTCCCCATCTCCGTCGTCGCCTCCTTCATCGTCATGAATTTCATGGGGATGACGCTGAACATGATGACCCTGATGGCGCTTTCCCTCGCCATCGGCCTTCTCATCGACGACGCCATAGTCGTGCGCGAAAACATCGTCCGCCACCTCGAAATGGGCAAAGACCACTTTACCGCCGCCAGGGAGGGCACCGCCGAGATAGGTCTCGCCGTGCTCGCGACCAGCTTTTCGATTATCGCCGTCTTCGTGCCGGTCGCCTTCATGAAGGGCATCGTCGGCCGCTTCTTCTTCTCCTTCGGCATAACGGTAGCCTTCGCGGTGCTTGTCTCCCTCTTCGTCTCCTTCACTCTCGACCCGATGCTCTCCTCGCGCTGGCACGACCCGGACATCGAGCGGAAGGGTAAGCGCCACCTCGTCGCCCGCCTCCTCGATTCCTTCAACGACTGGTTCGACCGGGCGGCGGACCGCTACAAGGTCCTCATCGGCTGGGCTCTCGACCACCGTAAGACTACGATGGCCGCCGCGCTCGCAGCCTTTGTGGGCGGAATAATGATCTTCGGCTCGCTCGAATCCAGCTTCATGGTCGGCTTCGACAAGGGGGAGTTCTCCGTCGGCCTCAAATCCTCCCCCGACGCCTCGATTAACGAGACCGAGAACAGGCTTGAGGCGGTGCTGGGCGAGATACGGTCGCTGCCCGAGGTGCAGCACACCTACGCCACCATCGGCGCTAACAACTCAACCGTTCGCGACGCCCTCATCTACGTGAAACTGAAGGATAAAAATGAGCGCGTCCGCTCGCAGGACGAGGTACAGCGCGACCTCCGCTCACGGCTGGTGAAGGTTCCCGGCATAGTAAGCTCGATCATGGAAGCCGACAGCTTTCAGGGCCAGAAGGCCCTTCAGGTAAACCTCCGTGGCGAAGACCTTGGACTTCTGAAGAAGTACGGACAGCAACTGAAAGCCGAGATATACAAGATTCCCGGCATAGTCGATCTCGAAGTGACCCTCGAACACGATGTGCCGGAATTCCAGCTCACCGTGGACAGGGAGCGCGCCGCCGACGCCGGCCTCTCCACGGGCAGCATCGCCGGCACCCTCGGGGCGCTGGTGGGCGGGCAGGCGGTCACCACCTACGAGGACGAGGACGGAGACGCCGTTGACGTGCGGGTGCGGTTGCCGGAAAACCTCCGGGGCGACATGGAGACAATAGGCAGGCTGCGGATCGCGGCTCCGGGGCAGGGGACCGGCGGCTCTACCGCTCTCGTTCCCCTCGGCGGCCTGATCAGCTACAACATGGAAAAGACCCCCTCGCAGATCGACAGGCAGGATCTCTCCCGCCAGGTGGTCATCTCCGCCAACCTCGACGGCCTCCCCATCGGCACCGCCGTCCAGAAGGTCGCCGAGGCCGCCAAAAACGTCCCGATGGAGCCCGGCTACAGGGTGGTCTTCTCCGGCGAGGCGGAGGACATGGCCGAATCCTTCGGCTACATGGCGGAAGCCCTCCTCATGGCGATAATCTTCGTCTACCTGATACTCGCCGCGCAGTTTGAATCCTTCATCGACCCCCTCTCCATCATGCTCTCTTTGCCCCTCTCCCTCGTGGGCATGGCGGGGATGCTGAAGATGACCGGCGATACCATCAGCATAATGAGCCTCATCGGCCTCATAATGCTGATGGGGCTCGTCACCAAAAACGCGATTCTGCTTGTCGATTACGCGAAGATTCTGGGGAAGGGCGGTATGGAGAAGCGCGAGGCGCTGATTACGGCGGGCCGCACCAGGCTTCGCCCGATAATGATGACCACCCTTGCGATGATCTTCGGCATGCTTCCCCTCGCGCTCGCCCTGGGAGCGGGCGCGGAGATGAGAGCCCCGATGGCGAGGGCGGTCATAGGCGGCCTCATAACCTCCACCATCCTCACCCTCCTCGTCGTCCCCGTCGTCTACTCCGTCCTCGACGATTTCGGCGGCTGGATAAAGAGGAAGTGGAGAAGCGGCATACCCGTGGACGAAACGACTCCTGAGAGCGGAGTAAAGAAACTGCTGGTTTCTCTCCTCATCGGCCTTTTCCTCACCGCCGCCGGAGCCCCCCTCGCTTACACGGAAGAAGGCGGAAAGACAAGTATGACCGTCCTCACCCTCGAAGAGGCGCTGAAACTCTCCTCGGAGCAGAGCAAGGACATAAAAAAGGCCCGGGAGCTTAAAAACCAGTATTACGGCATTTACGTGCAGGAGAGGGCTTCCGTCTACCCGCAGGTAACCGCAACCGCCAACCTTCTCCGGCAGGAGGACGACAGCCAGTCGAGGCTCGGCGTTCCCGGAACCGCGACTAATATAGCGGGAGCAGGCGTCAACGTCTCTCAGGTGCTCTACACCTGGGGGCAGCTCGACGCAGCGGTCCGCGCCGCCGAGATCGGAATGCAGACGGCGGACGACGAACTTAGGGTTGCCCGGCAGGAAGCGGCGCTTACCGTAACTTCAACCTTTTACGACCTTCTCCTCGTCAAGGAGCTAAACGCGCTCGCGGTCCAGAACCTCCAGCAGCGGGAAAAGCACCTCGAAGAAGCGAAAAAGAAGCTGGCTGCGGGGGTTGCGACCGATTACGACCTCCTCTCCGCCGAAGTGGCCGTCAAAAACGCGAAACCCGAAGTCTCGAAGACCCAAAACCAGATACGGCTCCTCCGCGACAGACTGCGCTTCCAGCTCGGGATAGAGGAGGGGGAGGTAGACGTAAAGGGCTCCCTAGAAGTCGTCCCCTC
This window contains:
- a CDS encoding efflux RND transporter periplasmic adaptor subunit, coding for MRKIRLALITSTLALALLSGCSSKDSGKDSPAKTEGKPPVAVEILKVSGENTSSGIDVVGTLEQKFSADVKSEVRGRITALHVTQWVNVRKGQPLAEIDASEPRLALERAKAAIEGAKAQEAVARAQAEVAKSQAIGSRSLEETARAGLMGAEVDAERSEREYQRLKNLRESGLATQQSLDEGLSALDAAKARVRAAKSQIESTVSQIASAQAQVAAAEAQARAASAQVAASLEDMKQLETQIAKATIVSPLDGTVSERFMNVGDLPGDAVIMRVVDNSLLNLTVNVPSQAISSVKAGQTLSFSTDSLPGETFEGKVMFINPSADPADRSLRVTAEVRNSPPRLRGGLFVKGRIVTGAKENVILLPRGALVYWDVPSKKGEVFVVTGTTAKKRSVTTGAAGGDTVEIVTGLFAGEAVVLRGGFNLVDGDVVSVSEARGAK
- a CDS encoding RND transporter yields the protein MFLSDLSIKRPVFAAVMMLALVTLGVFSYRRLALDLYPNVDVPVLIVTTQYPGGSPESVEREVTKKIEEAINPIAGVKHVVSNSLEGVSIVVVQFQLEIKINEALQEAQAKVQAIRGSLPLTIEEPVIQKFDFSAMPVVSMAVKSETLSPRELSTVVEKLVKPRLENISGVGKVDLVGLSKREVNVNVDPLRLDSFSMGVDELIGGLRSENVNTPLGRIKSGLTEAPLRVSGKPGLVAGFNRIAIAGRNGRTVELGQVADIVDGIEEQRTLAFVNGVPAIGIDIQKQSGANTVEVVDAAMKSLAKLKGELPPGTSIEVVRDASVFIRESVEDVENSLVLGGLLTILIVFCFLNSWRSTVITGLTLPISVVASFIVMNFMGMTLNMMTLMALSLAIGLLIDDAIVVRENIVRHLEMGKDHFTAAREGTAEIGLAVLATSFSIIAVFVPVAFMKGIVGRFFFSFGITVAFAVLVSLFVSFTLDPMLSSRWHDPDIERKGKRHLVARLLDSFNDWFDRAADRYKVLIGWALDHRKTTMAAALAAFVGGIMIFGSLESSFMVGFDKGEFSVGLKSSPDASINETENRLEAVLGEIRSLPEVQHTYATIGANNSTVRDALIYVKLKDKNERVRSQDEVQRDLRSRLVKVPGIVSSIMEADSFQGQKALQVNLRGEDLGLLKKYGQQLKAEIYKIPGIVDLEVTLEHDVPEFQLTVDRERAADAGLSTGSIAGTLGALVGGQAVTTYEDEDGDAVDVRVRLPENLRGDMETIGRLRIAAPGQGTGGSTALVPLGGLISYNMEKTPSQIDRQDLSRQVVISANLDGLPIGTAVQKVAEAAKNVPMEPGYRVVFSGEAEDMAESFGYMAEALLMAIIFVYLILAAQFESFIDPLSIMLSLPLSLVGMAGMLKMTGDTISIMSLIGLIMLMGLVTKNAILLVDYAKILGKGGMEKREALITAGRTRLRPIMMTTLAMIFGMLPLALALGAGAEMRAPMARAVIGGLITSTILTLLVVPVVYSVLDDFGGWIKRKWRSGIPVDETTPESGVKKLLVSLLIGLFLTAAGAPLAYTEEGGKTSMTVLTLEEALKLSSEQSKDIKKARELKNQYYGIYVQERASVYPQVTATANLLRQEDDSQSRLGVPGTATNIAGAGVNVSQVLYTWGQLDAAVRAAEIGMQTADDELRVARQEAALTVTSTFYDLLLVKELNALAVQNLQQREKHLEEAKKKLAAGVATDYDLLSAEVAVKNAKPEVSKTQNQIRLLRDRLRFQLGIEEGEVDVKGSLEVVPSPAPGYEVALKSAKENRPELAALQKRLEVYGELVTIAKAGDKPRLDFRGSYGYSSINPDGSAESDGTNWSAGIFATWPIFDGKRTQGRTAQLASEAAGLRIDEQKLLDGLALGVRDAQNNVREAEEVLAGLEGTVAQAEKLLSMAQKGYEFGVKTKLDVDDALLNLTLAKSNLAGARRNYLVARATLEFAMGVLGDKI